In Spirosoma aureum, a single genomic region encodes these proteins:
- a CDS encoding DUF2339 domain-containing protein — protein sequence MEAFLLFVLIVLVIVANSRFSAVKQLLENQHTDLTNLRNDLLKFRNEIVNNAGPAPTPELTTERTVEKPPVVAIPPIEVPPVVVTEPELVLPLATVPDIRPEPTSEIPSLRPIPQPIIPAEPTPSFFQRFLAENPDLEKFIGENLINKIGIAILVAGIGYFVKFAIDQQWINEIGRVFIGILAGGLLLGVAHRMRNSFVAFSSVLVAGGLSVLYFTIAIAFSDYKIFSQTVAFVLMVVITGFSVLLAIAYNRPALAVMSLIGGFATPFMASSGQGNYIVLFTYLLVLDCGMLVLAYFKKWNIVHFVAYGFTVLLYSLWLSGEVNGVKNAPYVGALIFATLFYLVFMAMNLIYNLKERKKFSAVEISLLMSNTAFYYAAGMFILSSINQGAYQGLFTAGLAVINAGIALLLYRREFVDRTLIYLLIGLIITFASLTIPVQLDGNFITMFWALEAVLLLWLAQRSGITLIATGAIVVMGLMLISLTMDWANLYGVASTPPLPIILNKAFITSSIAIIGLLLTNRLLRNQTSPFQLWMGQLSVPAYTRIIRYLTLLTIYLSGAFEVNYQLITAFGFGPNRTILLGTYHLSFAFVLLLIARRYQVRSWLLQTSVIGLLGLILFITLFSPAVLELLGTYYRGDEPSLIGYPLHYLSLAAVVGILVLGSQVKSLLEPIPPLITKIWPWLLGFVVVYIASYELAAHVIFFNFSAADIARQPSQKIVIDDRYYALLVQTNKVGLPIIWGLCAFAFMYLGLTRRNRAFRIMSLSLFALTLLKLFFYDLQGISEGGRIAAFISLGALLLIISFMYQRIKQLILANDTTPPTAEQ from the coding sequence ATGGAAGCCTTTTTACTCTTTGTTTTAATTGTGTTGGTCATTGTCGCCAACAGTCGGTTTAGTGCCGTCAAACAATTGCTCGAAAACCAGCATACCGATCTGACTAACCTACGGAATGACCTACTTAAATTCAGGAATGAAATCGTCAACAATGCCGGTCCTGCTCCAACTCCCGAACTAACAACCGAACGCACCGTCGAGAAGCCACCTGTCGTGGCAATTCCTCCCATAGAAGTGCCACCGGTAGTTGTAACGGAACCCGAGCTTGTGTTGCCTCTGGCAACTGTACCTGACATCAGACCCGAGCCAACATCAGAAATACCCTCTCTTCGGCCCATTCCTCAACCCATTATTCCAGCGGAGCCAACGCCTTCATTTTTCCAGCGTTTTCTCGCTGAAAATCCCGATCTGGAAAAATTCATCGGCGAAAACCTAATCAACAAGATTGGTATTGCAATTCTGGTTGCGGGGATCGGATACTTTGTCAAATTCGCCATCGATCAACAGTGGATCAACGAAATTGGCCGGGTCTTCATCGGCATTCTGGCTGGCGGACTTTTGTTGGGAGTAGCACACCGTATGCGCAATTCGTTTGTAGCCTTTAGTTCCGTGCTGGTCGCGGGTGGCTTATCGGTGCTTTATTTTACCATTGCCATCGCCTTTTCGGACTATAAGATTTTTAGCCAGACAGTGGCTTTCGTGCTGATGGTCGTCATTACTGGATTTTCGGTCCTATTGGCCATTGCCTACAATCGTCCTGCTTTGGCCGTCATGTCGCTCATTGGTGGATTTGCCACCCCCTTTATGGCTAGTTCGGGCCAGGGAAATTACATCGTTTTATTCACCTACCTACTTGTTTTAGATTGTGGGATGCTGGTGTTAGCCTATTTCAAAAAGTGGAATATCGTCCATTTTGTGGCTTATGGTTTCACCGTGCTTCTTTATAGTCTGTGGCTTAGTGGTGAAGTCAATGGCGTAAAGAATGCTCCTTATGTGGGAGCCCTGATCTTCGCCACGTTATTTTATCTGGTGTTTATGGCGATGAATCTGATTTATAACCTGAAGGAACGTAAGAAATTCTCGGCGGTAGAAATCAGCCTGCTTATGAGCAATACGGCGTTCTACTACGCGGCCGGGATGTTCATTTTAAGCTCTATTAATCAGGGTGCCTACCAGGGGCTATTTACAGCGGGCCTGGCGGTTATAAACGCGGGCATTGCCTTGCTTTTATACCGACGTGAATTCGTTGATCGTACCCTCATTTACCTGCTTATCGGGCTTATAATTACATTCGCCAGCCTGACAATACCCGTGCAACTGGATGGCAATTTTATCACTATGTTCTGGGCGCTGGAGGCTGTATTGTTATTATGGCTGGCTCAGCGTTCCGGAATTACATTAATCGCGACAGGAGCTATCGTTGTCATGGGTTTAATGCTGATCAGCCTGACCATGGACTGGGCGAATCTTTACGGTGTAGCGTCTACTCCTCCCCTGCCCATTATACTCAATAAAGCATTCATTACCAGCAGTATTGCTATCATCGGCCTCCTATTAACCAATCGGCTGCTTCGGAATCAGACATCGCCTTTTCAGTTATGGATGGGTCAGTTGAGCGTACCAGCTTATACCCGGATCATACGATACCTCACGCTTTTGACAATTTATTTAAGTGGTGCGTTCGAAGTAAATTATCAGCTCATAACGGCATTTGGTTTCGGTCCCAACCGTACGATTTTGCTGGGTACATATCATCTTTCGTTTGCCTTTGTACTCTTGCTGATAGCCCGACGCTATCAGGTTCGTAGCTGGCTCCTACAAACGTCGGTAATTGGACTGCTTGGCCTGATCCTGTTCATAACGCTATTCAGCCCTGCCGTTCTTGAGCTATTAGGTACGTATTATCGAGGAGATGAACCGAGCTTAATTGGCTATCCGCTCCATTATCTCAGTCTGGCTGCGGTCGTTGGCATTCTGGTTTTGGGAAGCCAGGTCAAGTCGCTTCTGGAGCCTATACCACCACTAATTACTAAAATCTGGCCCTGGCTTCTAGGATTTGTCGTGGTTTATATCGCGAGTTATGAATTGGCTGCTCATGTTATTTTCTTCAACTTTTCGGCAGCCGATATTGCCCGCCAGCCGTCTCAAAAAATTGTTATCGATGATCGCTATTACGCTCTGCTCGTGCAAACCAATAAGGTAGGACTGCCGATTATTTGGGGGCTGTGCGCCTTTGCCTTCATGTATCTGGGCCTCACCCGCCGAAACCGTGCATTCCGGATTATGTCGCTTAGCTTATTTGCACTGACCCTACTGAAGTTATTCTTTTATGATCTTCAGGGCATTTCCGAAGGAGGACGCATTGCCGCCTTTATCTCATTAGGTGCATTATTGCTCATCATATCGTTTATGTACCAGCGAATCAAGCAGTTAATACTAGCCAACGATACGACACCACCGACGGCTGAACAATGA